AGGCGCCATCAATACCGTTTCGCGGCGTGTCTGTGCGCTCACCGACGCTCTCAACGCCATGCCCACCTGCTCGGGCGCGGCCTTGCGGCGCCAGTACACCGAGCGCACGGCCATGTCGTGCCGTGATTGGGCGCTCTGCTGGATCCAGCGCTCGATCTCGAGCAGATACTCGTCGGGCATGGATTGCCCGGACAGCGCCAGGTCGACCAGAACCAGAAAGCTGTCGCCATTGGCATCCAGTGTGATCACCTTGAACTCGTAGCTGGTGGAGAGCACACCCGCGCGGATGAGGGACTCGCGGATCACCGAGAACAGCTGATCGCGCCGCAGGATTCGGCGCCCACGCCGAGGCGAAATCAGCGGTAGCGTGGTCTGGCTGAAGCGCTCGCGCGCCCGGGTAAACGCTCCCTTGCCGCCAACGGCGGGCTTCTTGGCCAGCAGCCAATTCGTCAAAAACATCGCGTGAGTGTGCGCCTCGCGCGCACGTTCAATGGGTTGAAAAGACAGCGCAAAACGACCTTGCTCCGCACGCCACGGCACATCGGGTCACGTGACCGCCACGCGCTTGGGCCGGTTGTACATGCGCCTGGCCAGCACCGCGGACATGGCCACTGTGAGCTCGAGTGCGATCTCGGGGTGTCGCGTCGCCAACTCGCGAAAACGCAGGGGTGTCAGGCACCAGAGACGGCAGTCGCTGCCGGCGTGCACCGTGGCGCTGCGGGGCAAATGGCTGAAGAACGCGCCTTCGCCCAACAACGAACCTGCACCCACCACGGCGATGCGCACGCGATCGCGCGCGTCTTCGTAGTGGACGGTGAGAGAGCCGCTCTCGACGAAGTAGACGGTGCGGTCCTTCACGCCCTGCTCCAGCAGCACCTGCCCTTGTTGCAATACCGCGGGTTGCAGATGGTGGGCGAGCGTCGCCCATTGGTTGTCCTTGAGATTCAGGGGCATGGCGTCCAGCGCATTGCTCGCACGCATGGCGTGGGCAAGTCCTTGGATGTCAAAGCGCGCGGACGCAGACGGCTGGGCGTTCATGCCGGCCAAGATAACCGTGCGCTGCTGCTGCGCGCAAGCCAGTCTTTACGGCTGCTTACAGTTGCACTCTCGGCGGTCGGCGAATACCCCCAAGCGGTACCTGCTGTTCATTTGCCGATGCAAAACCGCGAAAAGATCTCTCCCAGCAAGTCGTCGGCCGTGAACTCACCGGTGATCTCGCTCAAGGCCTGTTGACCCAGGCGCAACTCTTCCGCGAGCAGGTCGAGGTGTTCGGCTCGCGCCAGCAGGAGTTCGTGGGCGGACCCGAGGTGCTCTTGCACGCGGCGCAGCGCCTGCAGATGCCGCTCGCGGGCCATGAAAAGACCGTCGCCGCCATGCTGCTGCCACCCCGCGAGCTCGAGCAGACGCTGGCGCAGCGCCTGCAGGCCCGTGCCGTGGCGCGCCGAGATCGCCAGCGTGTGCGGCTGCGAGCAAAGGGCCTTCGGGATCTCCGCATCCACCTGATCGAGCTTGTTCCACACATGCAGCACCGGCACGCTCTGCGGCACCGATGCGGCCAGACTGGCCGCGATGGCGGCATCGGCGGTGCGGTACGCATCGCTGGCCTGTTGGCCAAGGTCGTGCAGAAACAGGACGGCATCCGCCTGTCGAATGCGGTCCCATGCGCGTTCAATGCCCATCTTCTCGACGTCGCCCACATCAGGACCGTCGCGCAGGCCGGCGGTATCCACCACGTGCAGCGGCACGCCTTCGATCTGGATGGTCTGTTGCACCACATCGCGCGTGGTCCCCGCAATGGGGGTGACGATCGCAAGCTCCGCCCCGGCCAAGGCGTTGAGCAACGAGCTCTTGCCCGCGTTGGGTTGACCCGCGATGACGACCTGTAGCCCATCGCGCAGCAGCGCACCCTGGCGCGCCTGCGCCATCACACCCGCCAGCGCCTCCTGCAAGCGCTGCAGCTGGCCGATCGCGTCCGCCTTTTGGAGGAAGTCGATTTCCTCCTCTGGAAAGTCCAGCGTCGCCTCGACCAACACGCGCAGGTTGATCAAGGCATCGCGCAGGCCGTGGATGCGATCGGAGAACACGCCCGCCAGCGAGCGCGACGCGCTGCGCGCGGCAGCCTCGGTGCTCGCATCGATCAGGTCGGCCACCGCTTCGGCCTGGGCCAGATCGAGCTTGTCGTTGAGGAATGCGCGCTCGGTGAACTCGCCTGCGCGCGCCGGGCGCAAGGTGGGTGCCGCCTCACGCGCCACTTCCAGGCAGCGTGCCAACAAAAGCTGCAACACGACAGGGCCCCCATGCCCCTGCAGCTCCAACACGTCTTCGCCGGTGTAGGAGTGAGGACCGGGAAACCACAAGGCCAGGCCGTGGTCGATCGGTTGGCCCTGCGCATCGGTAAAGGGCAGGTAGGTGGCCTCTCGCGGCTTCAGTGCACGCCCCAGCAAGGCCTGTGAAAACGGTGCCAGCCCCCTTCCCGACAACCGCACGATGCCCACGCCGCCGCGGCCGGGCGCGGTGGCAATGGCGACGATGGGATCACGAGAGGTAGAGAGCATGGCAAGCAAGCATAAAAGACAAACGGGCCTGCAAAGCAGACCCGCCACCGGAGAAGAAGCCCTCGTCCAG
The sequence above is a segment of the Hydrogenophaga sp. BPS33 genome. Coding sequences within it:
- the mnmE gene encoding tRNA uridine-5-carboxymethylaminomethyl(34) synthesis GTPase MnmE, which encodes MLSTSRDPIVAIATAPGRGGVGIVRLSGRGLAPFSQALLGRALKPREATYLPFTDAQGQPIDHGLALWFPGPHSYTGEDVLELQGHGGPVVLQLLLARCLEVAREAAPTLRPARAGEFTERAFLNDKLDLAQAEAVADLIDASTEAAARSASRSLAGVFSDRIHGLRDALINLRVLVEATLDFPEEEIDFLQKADAIGQLQRLQEALAGVMAQARQGALLRDGLQVVIAGQPNAGKSSLLNALAGAELAIVTPIAGTTRDVVQQTIQIEGVPLHVVDTAGLRDGPDVGDVEKMGIERAWDRIRQADAVLFLHDLGQQASDAYRTADAAIAASLAASVPQSVPVLHVWNKLDQVDAEIPKALCSQPHTLAISARHGTGLQALRQRLLELAGWQQHGGDGLFMARERHLQALRRVQEHLGSAHELLLARAEHLDLLAEELRLGQQALSEITGEFTADDLLGEIFSRFCIGK
- a CDS encoding Crp/Fnr family transcriptional regulator; protein product: MNAQPSASARFDIQGLAHAMRASNALDAMPLNLKDNQWATLAHHLQPAVLQQGQVLLEQGVKDRTVYFVESGSLTVHYEDARDRVRIAVVGAGSLLGEGAFFSHLPRSATVHAGSDCRLWCLTPLRFRELATRHPEIALELTVAMSAVLARRMYNRPKRVAVT